Proteins encoded in a region of the Paucibacter sediminis genome:
- a CDS encoding type IV pilus twitching motility protein PilT translates to MDITQLLAFSVKNKASDLHLSAGLPPMIRVHGDVRRINVEPLEHRQVHDMVYDIMNDSQRKAYEETLEVDFSFEIQGLARFRVNAFNQNRGAGAVFRTIPSKILTLEQLNCPKVFADLALKPRGLVLVTGPTGSGKSTTLAAMVNHLNESEYGHVLTIEDPIEFVHESKKCLVNQREVGPHTLSFANALRSALREDPDAVLVGEMRDLETIRLALTAAETGHLVFGTLHTSSAAKTVDRIVDVFPAAEKEMVRAMVSESLVAVISQSLCKLKDGSGRVAAHEIMLGTSAIRNLIRENKVAQMYSAIQTGNQQGMQTLDQNLTDLVRRNVIAPAEARAKAKFPENFPG, encoded by the coding sequence ATGGACATTACCCAACTGCTGGCATTCTCGGTCAAGAACAAGGCCTCCGACCTGCACCTCTCGGCCGGCCTGCCGCCGATGATCCGCGTGCACGGTGATGTGCGTCGCATCAATGTCGAGCCGCTCGAGCACCGCCAGGTGCACGACATGGTGTACGACATCATGAATGACTCGCAGCGCAAGGCCTATGAGGAAACGCTGGAGGTCGACTTCTCCTTCGAGATCCAGGGCCTGGCGCGCTTTCGCGTCAATGCCTTCAACCAGAACCGCGGCGCCGGTGCGGTGTTCCGTACCATCCCGTCCAAGATCCTCACGCTGGAGCAGCTCAACTGCCCCAAGGTGTTTGCCGATCTGGCACTCAAGCCGCGCGGCCTGGTGCTGGTGACCGGGCCCACCGGTTCGGGCAAGTCCACCACGCTGGCGGCGATGGTGAACCACCTGAACGAGAGCGAGTACGGCCACGTGCTGACGATCGAGGACCCGATCGAGTTCGTGCACGAATCAAAGAAGTGCTTGGTCAACCAGCGCGAGGTCGGCCCGCACACGCTGAGCTTCGCCAACGCGCTACGCTCGGCACTGCGCGAGGACCCGGATGCGGTGCTGGTGGGTGAAATGCGCGACCTCGAAACCATCCGCCTGGCGCTCACCGCGGCCGAGACCGGCCACTTGGTGTTCGGCACCCTGCACACCAGTTCGGCCGCCAAGACGGTGGACCGTATCGTCGACGTGTTCCCCGCGGCCGAGAAGGAAATGGTGCGCGCGATGGTGTCGGAATCGCTGGTGGCGGTGATCTCGCAAAGCCTGTGCAAGCTCAAGGACGGCAGCGGCCGCGTGGCGGCGCACGAGATCATGCTGGGCACTTCGGCGATCCGCAACCTGATCCGCGAGAACAAGGTCGCACAGATGTACTCGGCCATCCAGACCGGCAACCAGCAGGGCATGCAGACGCTGGACCAGAATCTCACCGACCTGGTGCGGCGCAATGTGATCGCGCCCGCCGAGGCGCGCGCAAAAGCGAAGTTCCCCGAGAACTTCCCGGGCTGA